A section of the Chlamydiales bacterium STE3 genome encodes:
- a CDS encoding UDP-glucose 4-epimerase (Product derived from UniProtKB/Swiss-Prot:Q9KDV3;Gene name derived from UniProtKB/Swiss-Prot:Q9KDV3;EC number derived from UniProtKB/Swiss-Prot:Q9KDV3) — MKKGTIFITGGAGFIGSQVNQLLQERGYSTIVYDNLSTGDQGTVQKGNFIKGDISDTDLLHQIFRKEKVRAVMHFAANTYVGESVSNPSKYYRNNVCGTLSLLDAMYQNKIQNFIFSSSAAVYGIPFQEKIQESDPLRPINPYGQTKLIGESLLHDYFTAYGIGYTVLRYFNAAGGDPEGKIKLFKSNEGNLIPIVLNCITQTKSLVINGADYPTRDGTCVRDYIHVADIADAHILAMEKLFKYGGESCYNLGNGQGFSIWEVIQAAEKVTGQEVKIIIGKRRAGDPPTLLANASKAEKELNWKPRYPDLPTMIEHAWKARQK; from the coding sequence ATGAAAAAAGGAACGATCTTCATCACAGGAGGGGCAGGCTTTATAGGATCCCAAGTCAACCAACTTTTACAAGAAAGGGGATATTCTACAATTGTTTACGACAATCTTAGCACAGGTGATCAGGGAACAGTGCAGAAAGGAAACTTTATTAAGGGAGACATTTCCGATACTGATTTATTACATCAGATTTTCAGAAAAGAAAAAGTTCGAGCTGTCATGCATTTTGCAGCTAATACCTATGTTGGCGAATCTGTCTCAAACCCCTCAAAGTATTATCGAAACAATGTCTGTGGGACATTAAGTCTGCTCGATGCGATGTATCAAAATAAGATCCAGAATTTTATTTTTTCTTCTTCTGCAGCAGTTTATGGGATACCATTTCAGGAGAAGATCCAAGAAAGTGACCCTCTCAGGCCGATTAATCCATATGGGCAAACAAAATTAATTGGAGAATCTCTCCTCCATGACTACTTCACAGCTTATGGGATAGGCTACACAGTTCTTCGCTATTTTAATGCTGCAGGAGGAGATCCCGAAGGGAAAATCAAGCTTTTTAAAAGCAATGAGGGCAACCTGATACCCATTGTTCTAAATTGCATTACACAAACAAAAAGCTTGGTCATTAATGGAGCAGATTATCCAACGAGAGATGGAACTTGTGTAAGAGATTACATTCATGTTGCTGACATTGCAGACGCTCATATCTTGGCAATGGAAAAACTCTTCAAATATGGTGGTGAATCCTGTTATAATCTTGGCAATGGGCAAGGGTTTAGTATCTGGGAAGTAATACAAGCCGCAGAAAAAGTTACGGGACAAGAAGTAAAAATAATTATTGGAAAACGCAGAGCTGGGGATCCTCCCACTTTATTAGCGAATGCCTCTAAAGCTGAAAAAGAGCTAAATTGGAAGCCCCGCTATCCTGACCTTCCAACCATGATCGAACA
- a CDS encoding putative membrane bound phosphohydrolase (Product derived from UniProtKB/Trembl:F8L240), whose translation MNDKTSKLQNDTELKFSREQGFFDKSIGVTAFIGLFFCSALFLVLHFREVRLEVLDLNAIAPGYVIAQVDTDFFDEEATVILRQEAVRDIGRIYKLTEDQVTQRAIEFENFLINNPDWSKKLERNTLEEIYDALNKIGAVILRLRFTDARTFQRAKEVGFENEIFQIYNLEEASEEIKLPKTTWEYVFKLAFPHQGSPDPKEELVMQFLDEKEWRIEEDVATEQGLRRIVQINIPEKYTHISIGSRVIDPGEKVTARHLAIMQAIEKELGERRQLWNPFTLLGSLIMSLLLIGLCSAYFKINYPQVIASNRKLFLVISIVVLTLGLAKATEFFILTSSSRLIQSVNYPVFVPFAAILLASLVNVGVATFASGFLAIVLTMTLVFENEGFIIINLMASVLAILTTKSLRRRKEIFVVCSKAWLACILVSISLHLYSGTFWHFSVLADTLSTGVFMLLTAILVVGLLPLLESSFKVMTDATLMEYMDPNNDLLRRLSIEAPGTYQHSVVVGNLAETAALAIGANGLFCRVATLFHDIGKMATPQYFTENQQSGMNVHQLLTPLESAQVIIAHVPEGVAMARKAGLPEQFIDIIKEHHGTTIVYYFYRKFIDLGGDKDQVEQFRYAGPRPRSKESAIIMIADTLEAASRSLDHVNEESLTELASRLIREKADDGQFDDCLLTFEELAIVKATLIKSLIAFGHTRIKYPKREKEKSAMGIDG comes from the coding sequence ATGAACGATAAAACAAGTAAACTTCAAAATGATACTGAACTTAAATTTTCCCGAGAACAGGGATTTTTTGATAAAAGCATCGGTGTAACTGCCTTTATTGGCCTTTTTTTTTGCTCAGCTCTTTTTTTGGTGCTGCATTTCCGAGAAGTTCGTTTAGAAGTATTGGACTTAAATGCTATTGCTCCAGGGTATGTTATAGCTCAGGTAGATACTGATTTTTTCGATGAAGAAGCTACAGTTATCCTAAGGCAAGAGGCAGTGCGTGACATAGGTAGAATTTATAAACTTACTGAGGATCAAGTTACCCAACGCGCAATAGAATTTGAAAATTTTCTTATCAATAACCCTGACTGGAGTAAAAAACTTGAGAGAAATACTCTTGAAGAAATTTATGATGCTCTAAATAAAATTGGCGCAGTCATTTTGAGGCTGCGCTTTACTGATGCCCGTACATTTCAAAGAGCTAAAGAGGTTGGTTTTGAAAATGAAATCTTTCAAATTTATAACCTTGAGGAGGCTAGTGAAGAGATAAAGTTGCCCAAAACGACTTGGGAATATGTTTTTAAACTCGCTTTTCCTCATCAGGGCTCTCCTGATCCTAAGGAAGAGCTAGTAATGCAGTTTTTAGATGAAAAGGAGTGGAGGATAGAAGAAGATGTGGCTACTGAACAGGGGTTAAGACGCATTGTTCAGATCAACATCCCTGAGAAATATACCCATATCAGTATTGGAAGCCGAGTCATTGATCCGGGAGAAAAAGTAACTGCTCGCCACCTAGCGATAATGCAAGCTATAGAGAAGGAATTAGGAGAACGAAGGCAACTGTGGAACCCATTTACCTTGCTAGGCAGCTTAATTATGAGTTTGTTACTAATTGGTCTTTGCAGTGCCTATTTCAAAATCAACTATCCTCAAGTTATCGCTTCAAATCGAAAGTTATTTTTAGTCATTTCAATCGTAGTACTGACCTTAGGCTTAGCGAAAGCCACAGAGTTTTTCATCCTAACTTCTAGCTCAAGGCTTATCCAATCTGTTAACTATCCTGTTTTTGTCCCATTTGCAGCTATTTTATTAGCAAGCCTTGTCAATGTAGGGGTTGCAACTTTTGCTTCGGGTTTTCTAGCTATTGTTCTCACGATGACTTTGGTGTTTGAGAATGAGGGTTTTATTATCATTAATTTGATGGCGAGTGTCCTTGCAATCTTAACGACTAAAAGCCTGCGAAGGCGTAAAGAAATTTTTGTTGTCTGCTCCAAGGCATGGCTTGCATGTATTCTTGTTTCTATTTCTTTACATCTTTATTCTGGAACCTTTTGGCACTTTTCTGTCCTTGCAGACACGCTAAGCACCGGGGTCTTTATGCTTCTCACAGCTATTCTTGTTGTGGGATTGTTGCCCTTACTGGAGTCTTCATTCAAAGTGATGACTGATGCAACCCTGATGGAATACATGGACCCAAACAATGACTTGCTTCGTAGACTATCTATTGAAGCTCCAGGTACCTATCAACACTCAGTCGTAGTGGGTAATTTGGCTGAAACTGCCGCTCTTGCTATCGGTGCTAATGGTTTATTTTGTAGAGTGGCGACTCTATTTCATGACATTGGTAAGATGGCAACTCCTCAATATTTTACAGAAAATCAACAAAGTGGCATGAATGTTCACCAGCTTTTAACACCTTTAGAATCAGCCCAAGTGATTATTGCTCACGTTCCCGAAGGTGTAGCAATGGCAAGAAAGGCGGGGCTTCCAGAGCAATTCATCGATATTATAAAAGAGCATCACGGGACGACAATCGTTTATTATTTTTATCGTAAATTTATTGATCTTGGAGGAGATAAAGATCAGGTAGAGCAATTTAGATATGCTGGTCCTAGGCCTCGCAGTAAAGAATCAGCGATTATAATGATTGCTGATACTTTGGAAGCGGCTTCTCGTAGTTTAGATCACGTCAACGAAGAATCTTTAACAGAGCTAGCAAGCCGACTTATTCGGGAAAAAGCAGATGATGGACAGTTTGATGACTGTTTGCTGACTTTTGAGGAGCTAGCAATTGTAAAAGCGACTTTAATCAAGTCTCTTATCGCTTTTGGCCACACGCGAATTAAGTATCCCAAAAGAGAAAAGGAAAAATCCGCAATGGGTATAGATGGATAG
- a CDS encoding hypothetical protein (Product derived from UniProtKB/Swiss-Prot:Q8NUV9;EC number derived from UniProtKB/Swiss-Prot:Q8NUV9;Uncharacterized oxidoreductase MW2403), producing MDSKFSLALVTGASSGIGEALCKLFAKKGISLIVAGRDEKRLDELKKTINQKVSMRIVPGDLSNSQDVEVLVSVIREMMPDLVINSAGFGLYGNALSHSIDQQLKMLDVNSRASLQITLSAVDTLLKNHRSGVVMNISSSAGYQVFPGFSVYAASKAFVNSFSQSLDYEYKEKGIRVLASCPGFIITNFAERAAAHCQKGPSSRKGMDVEYAAEEIWQQIQRKKPLRIFNWKYRIAAALSHFIPTSCLAPLLHREIYKRIKN from the coding sequence ATGGATAGTAAATTTTCGTTAGCATTAGTCACAGGCGCTTCCTCTGGCATTGGCGAGGCCTTATGCAAGCTCTTTGCAAAAAAAGGGATTTCCTTAATCGTTGCGGGAAGAGATGAAAAGAGGTTAGATGAGCTGAAAAAAACGATTAATCAAAAAGTCTCAATGCGAATAGTACCTGGGGATTTAAGCAACTCTCAAGATGTAGAAGTTTTGGTTAGTGTGATTCGCGAAATGATGCCTGATCTTGTTATTAACAGCGCTGGCTTTGGTTTGTACGGGAACGCTTTAAGTCACTCCATCGATCAGCAGTTAAAAATGTTGGACGTTAATTCTAGGGCTTCCTTGCAGATAACCCTTAGCGCTGTTGATACCTTGCTAAAAAATCATAGATCAGGAGTCGTTATGAACATCTCATCATCAGCTGGGTACCAAGTATTTCCTGGGTTTTCTGTTTATGCTGCCTCTAAAGCGTTTGTGAATTCTTTCTCTCAATCGTTGGATTACGAATATAAAGAAAAGGGAATTCGTGTGCTAGCTTCTTGCCCCGGGTTTATAATCACAAACTTCGCTGAACGAGCAGCGGCTCACTGTCAGAAAGGTCCATCAAGTAGAAAAGGGATGGATGTTGAATATGCGGCAGAGGAAATTTGGCAGCAAATTCAAAGGAAAAAGCCTTTGAGAATCTTTAACTGGAAATACCGAATTGCAGCGGCTTTGTCACATTTCATTCCTACAAGTTGCTTAGCCCCATTGCTTCATAGAGAAATCTACAAGAGAATAAAAAATTAG